In a genomic window of Nitrosarchaeum sp.:
- a CDS encoding glycosyltransferase family 2 protein, protein MINLKITVGIPAYNEEKNIASIIENLSKIADTVIVCNDGSSDNTGRIAEKMGAIVINHERNLGYGGAIRSLFLKARELESDVLVTMDSDGQHRISDVLPVAEPITKNQADLVIGSRFLEGNQENIPKYRKIGIKMITKLANASLEESVTDSQSGFRAYSKNVLLTITPSEQGMGVSNEILMKASKSGFKIAEVPIVVSYEGKTSTQHPVSHGVSVTLSTLKFISIEHPLKFYGIPGLIFFGIGLIFTIMTIQGFTETRQILLSAAVIGVGTIIFGTVLLMTSIILYSIVNLVRENSSK, encoded by the coding sequence GTGATTAATTTGAAAATTACTGTAGGGATTCCGGCGTATAATGAAGAAAAAAATATTGCTTCAATAATTGAAAATTTAAGCAAAATTGCAGATACAGTAATTGTTTGCAATGACGGTTCTAGTGATAATACTGGAAGAATAGCTGAAAAAATGGGGGCAATTGTAATTAATCATGAAAGGAACTTGGGATATGGTGGCGCCATACGATCACTCTTTCTTAAAGCTAGAGAACTAGAAAGTGATGTTCTAGTTACAATGGACTCTGATGGTCAACATAGAATCTCTGATGTATTACCTGTTGCAGAACCAATCACTAAAAACCAAGCAGATCTAGTTATTGGTTCAAGATTCCTTGAGGGAAATCAGGAAAACATTCCAAAATACAGGAAAATTGGAATAAAAATGATTACTAAACTTGCTAATGCTTCCTTAGAAGAATCCGTCACTGACTCTCAAAGTGGCTTTAGAGCATACAGCAAAAACGTTCTTTTGACAATTACTCCATCAGAGCAAGGTATGGGAGTATCCAATGAAATTCTTATGAAAGCAAGTAAAAGCGGGTTTAAAATTGCAGAGGTGCCAATAGTTGTATCATATGAAGGCAAAACCTCTACACAACATCCCGTTTCGCATGGTGTATCTGTAACACTTAGTACGCTAAAATTTATCTCAATTGAGCATCCTTTGAAATTCTATGGAATTCCAGGGCTGATTTTTTTTGGAATAGGACTGATATTTACAATTATGACGATTCAGGGATTCACAGAAACAAGACAAATTCTATTGAGTGCTGCTGTAATTGGTGTTGGCACAATAATTTTTGGCACCGTTTTACTTATGACTTCTATCATTTTATATTCAATAGTAAATCTCGTACGAGAAAACTCTTCCAAGTGA
- the wecB gene encoding non-hydrolyzing UDP-N-acetylglucosamine 2-epimerase has translation MKIMSIFGTRPEIIRLSRIFALLDKNFEHVMVNTSQNYTRELNSVFFDDLDIRKPDYDLKVNTEAYGIEVADVIVKTEKLLKKENPDILLILGDTNSGLSAIPAAHQGIKIAHLEAGMRSYDLRMPEEKNRVMIDHLSTVLLPYTPYSRENLIRENIHPSKIFVVGNPIIEVIDHYMPKIEKSKIFQKLKIKKNEYFLVTAHRSENVDNLKSLKNIFSGLERIHKKFGKKIIYPIHPRTTSKMKNIEIPKGVELIDPLGFFDFTYLEKNAFCLLTDSGTVPEETLYFKKPCVTIRESTERPEIIEAGSNILSGLEPENILRATASITSGKPDWQWNEALGDGKTARKVINILHGKLY, from the coding sequence ATGAAAATAATGTCTATTTTTGGAACGAGACCAGAAATAATCCGTTTAAGTAGAATCTTTGCATTGTTAGATAAAAATTTTGAACATGTAATGGTTAACACAAGTCAGAATTACACTAGAGAATTAAATTCAGTTTTTTTTGATGATCTCGATATTAGAAAACCTGATTATGATTTAAAAGTAAACACTGAAGCATATGGGATAGAAGTAGCTGACGTTATTGTTAAAACAGAAAAACTTCTTAAAAAAGAAAATCCAGACATATTGTTAATTCTAGGTGATACTAACAGTGGTCTTTCTGCAATTCCAGCTGCACACCAAGGAATAAAAATCGCTCATCTTGAAGCAGGCATGCGAAGCTATGATCTTAGAATGCCTGAAGAAAAAAACCGTGTCATGATTGATCATCTCTCTACTGTATTGTTGCCATACACTCCTTATTCCCGAGAAAATCTAATTAGAGAAAATATTCATCCAAGTAAAATCTTTGTTGTAGGAAATCCAATAATTGAGGTAATAGATCACTATATGCCTAAAATTGAGAAAAGTAAAATATTTCAAAAACTAAAAATCAAAAAAAATGAATACTTTTTGGTCACAGCACATCGAAGTGAAAACGTTGATAACTTAAAATCATTAAAGAATATTTTTTCTGGTCTTGAAAGAATTCACAAAAAATTTGGCAAAAAAATCATTTATCCTATCCATCCTAGAACAACTAGCAAAATGAAAAATATTGAGATCCCAAAAGGAGTTGAATTAATTGATCCTTTGGGATTTTTTGATTTTACTTATTTGGAAAAAAATGCTTTTTGCTTGCTTACTGATTCTGGAACAGTTCCTGAAGAGACACTTTATTTCAAGAAACCATGTGTAACAATAAGGGAAAGCACAGAAAGGCCAGAAATCATTGAAGCGGGTTCTAACATATTGTCTGGTTTAGAGCCTGAAAACATACTTCGAGCTACAGCATCTATTACTTCGGGAAAACCAGATTGGCAATGGAATGAGGCACTTGGTGACGGAAAGACTGCAAGAAAAGTCATCAATATTTTACACGGAAAACTTTACTGA
- a CDS encoding glycosyltransferase family 4 protein has protein sequence MNILIIHEVDWIKKVTYEIHHLSELFSLKGHNVYAIDIPDPGKSSNKETKDVDNYHRIYEKSSVKLLRTPVIPLKGLNRISAYFTSYRFIKKTLQDYNVDIVLLYSIVTNAKATIKACKESNIPIVHRTFDVVHDLIDEKYLKNIVLKFEKSAYPEFDEVIANTPFMKKWSEDMKSKHVIVIPQGVDPNIMKPLPKDLELQKNLQISDQNRVVMYLGSIHSISGLPIILNSIPNIVQKIPHFKLLVVGGGAHLENLKEISKKLGIQDKVVFTDYVPYLHIPRYCSLAELCINPFEITDMTKKLSPVKIFDLLACGKPILATPLEGLLYDFPEESKILIYANLEQFESQIISLLNNESLESFGNKGREYVEANYTWENVANRFLKEFETFLN, from the coding sequence ATGAATATTTTAATAATTCATGAAGTTGATTGGATAAAGAAAGTTACGTACGAAATCCATCATTTATCAGAGCTCTTTTCTTTAAAGGGTCACAATGTTTATGCAATAGACATTCCAGATCCAGGAAAATCATCAAATAAAGAAACTAAAGATGTAGACAACTATCATAGAATATATGAAAAATCGTCTGTTAAACTTTTGAGAACTCCTGTAATACCTCTTAAAGGTTTGAATCGTATCTCTGCTTATTTTACATCATATCGTTTTATTAAAAAAACTTTGCAAGATTACAATGTTGATATTGTATTATTGTATTCCATTGTAACAAACGCAAAAGCTACAATAAAAGCATGTAAAGAATCTAACATTCCTATTGTCCATAGAACATTTGATGTTGTTCATGATTTGATTGATGAAAAATACTTGAAGAATATAGTTTTAAAATTTGAAAAATCTGCATATCCAGAATTTGATGAAGTGATAGCAAATACGCCATTTATGAAAAAATGGTCTGAAGATATGAAATCAAAACATGTCATCGTAATTCCACAAGGAGTTGATCCAAATATCATGAAACCTTTACCTAAAGATTTAGAATTGCAAAAAAATCTCCAGATTTCTGACCAAAATAGAGTTGTAATGTATCTAGGCAGTATACATTCAATTTCTGGATTACCTATAATTCTAAATTCCATTCCTAACATTGTCCAAAAAATTCCTCATTTCAAATTACTTGTTGTAGGTGGAGGCGCTCACCTTGAAAATCTCAAAGAAATATCAAAAAAATTAGGAATACAGGACAAAGTTGTATTTACAGACTATGTGCCTTACTTGCATATTCCTCGATATTGCAGTCTTGCAGAATTGTGCATTAACCCATTTGAAATTACTGACATGACAAAAAAATTATCTCCAGTTAAAATTTTTGATCTTTTGGCATGTGGCAAACCCATCTTGGCAACTCCTTTAGAAGGATTATTGTATGATTTTCCAGAGGAATCAAAAATATTGATTTATGCTAACTTGGAGCAATTTGAGTCTCAAATAATTTCATTATTGAATAACGAATCTTTAGAAAGTTTTGGAAATAAAGGCAGAGAATATGTTGAGGCTAATTATACTTGGGAAAACGTTGCAAATAGATTTTTAAAAGAATTTGAAACTTTTCTGAATTGA
- a CDS encoding SDR family oxidoreductase, translating to MTVLITGVTGVLGSELKKLFPNSISPEHKDFDICDKNQVDSLFNKEKFDLVIHTAAYTTVRGCEENKELAMKINVEGTKNLVNAILKFSLNTKFVYISTACVFDGHSEMYAESSIPHPENFYALTKLLGESEAQRIPNHIIVRTNFVGKKKWPYPGAFTDRFGTYIFADKVAYGIKEICENNLEGIIHIVGDKKISMFDLAKITTPDVKPMTLDDYTGPPLTIDMSLDTERWKKYKLE from the coding sequence ATGACCGTACTGATTACTGGAGTTACCGGCGTATTAGGTTCTGAATTAAAAAAATTATTTCCAAATTCTATTTCACCTGAACATAAAGATTTTGATATCTGTGATAAGAATCAAGTTGATTCTCTTTTCAATAAAGAAAAGTTTGATCTTGTAATTCACACTGCTGCATACACAACAGTAAGGGGTTGTGAAGAAAATAAAGAATTAGCAATGAAAATAAATGTAGAGGGAACAAAAAACTTGGTTAATGCCATATTAAAATTTTCACTAAATACAAAATTTGTTTACATCAGTACAGCATGTGTTTTTGATGGACACTCAGAAATGTATGCAGAAAGTTCTATTCCACATCCTGAAAATTTTTATGCGTTAACTAAGTTATTAGGCGAATCCGAAGCACAAAGAATACCGAATCACATTATAGTTCGAACAAATTTTGTTGGGAAGAAAAAATGGCCATATCCAGGTGCTTTTACAGATCGATTTGGAACGTATATCTTTGCAGATAAAGTTGCATATGGAATTAAAGAAATCTGTGAAAATAATTTAGAGGGTATAATCCATATTGTTGGCGATAAGAAAATTTCAATGTTTGATTTAGCAAAAATAACAACTCCTGATGTAAAACCCATGACATTAGATGATTATACAGGTCCTCCACTTACAATTGATATGAGCCTTGATACTGAAAGATGGAAGAAATACAAGCTTGAGTAG
- a CDS encoding B12-binding domain-containing radical SAM protein, which yields MKYKQILLTRPPTGSNALQGGSDADPHPQPPLGLAYLAGVLERLPDVNVLDILDGNFSKNYVYDVKMAVKKHNPDLVGFSAFTPFANPALEAATAVKEVNPSILTVLGGPHAVLADVTMRKCPALDVIVYDEGEGQIEEIVSGKSLSDVAGLFIRKEGKVVPTAPRSYIDNMDSLPYPAYHKLPHFPDGYHPHPPKSTGKKWSSIMWSRGCPFFCNYCNRENSFGLKFRNQSPEYVVDHIKYLHSEYGIEELTFYDDVMSLNRKATMTLMKAMNPEKLGFKLDWDAETRVDLVDKELLLEMKKAGCRMISYGIEHGVFIHEIKGGRATLKQAEDAVRWTHEAGIQTVGYYMIGLPQETEETIKKTIEFAKKLDCTYAQFAITMPFPGNKLYDEAIKSGLIQLDDTWDKFVYAGVGSGGIQAPVLTTNALSAKDLAYWAKRAYREYYFRPSYILKKLLSVKSFKDFAMYYNGYKMLKKDTK from the coding sequence ATGAAATATAAGCAGATTCTACTTACTAGACCCCCCACAGGGTCAAATGCTTTACAAGGTGGCTCTGATGCAGATCCTCATCCACAACCTCCATTGGGCTTGGCTTATCTTGCGGGAGTTCTTGAAAGACTACCCGATGTAAATGTACTAGATATTCTTGATGGTAATTTCTCAAAAAATTATGTTTATGATGTAAAAATGGCAGTAAAAAAACACAATCCTGATCTAGTTGGATTTAGTGCATTTACTCCTTTTGCAAATCCTGCTTTGGAAGCTGCAACTGCTGTAAAAGAAGTCAATCCATCAATTCTTACTGTTTTAGGAGGACCACATGCTGTTTTAGCTGATGTTACTATGAGAAAATGCCCTGCATTAGATGTAATCGTATATGATGAAGGTGAAGGACAAATCGAAGAGATTGTTAGTGGAAAATCTCTTTCTGATGTAGCTGGCTTGTTTATCCGAAAAGAAGGAAAAGTAGTACCAACAGCACCGCGATCATATATAGATAATATGGATTCATTGCCATATCCTGCTTATCATAAATTGCCACATTTTCCTGACGGTTATCACCCACATCCTCCAAAGAGTACTGGAAAAAAATGGTCTAGTATTATGTGGTCTCGTGGTTGTCCCTTTTTCTGCAATTACTGTAATAGAGAAAATAGTTTTGGATTAAAATTTAGAAACCAGTCTCCTGAATATGTAGTTGATCATATCAAATATCTTCATTCAGAATATGGAATTGAAGAATTAACTTTCTATGATGATGTGATGTCTCTTAATAGAAAAGCAACTATGACATTAATGAAGGCGATGAATCCTGAAAAACTAGGTTTCAAGCTAGATTGGGATGCTGAAACTCGTGTAGATCTAGTTGACAAAGAATTGCTATTGGAAATGAAAAAAGCAGGATGCAGGATGATCTCTTATGGAATAGAACATGGCGTATTCATTCATGAAATTAAAGGTGGCAGAGCGACTCTCAAGCAAGCCGAAGATGCTGTAAGATGGACACATGAGGCTGGAATTCAGACTGTTGGATATTATATGATTGGGTTGCCACAAGAAACAGAAGAGACAATCAAGAAAACAATTGAATTTGCAAAAAAATTAGATTGTACATATGCACAGTTTGCAATAACCATGCCGTTTCCTGGTAACAAGCTGTATGATGAAGCCATAAAGTCTGGCTTGATTCAACTAGATGATACTTGGGACAAGTTTGTCTATGCCGGTGTTGGTTCTGGTGGAATACAAGCTCCAGTTTTAACTACAAATGCATTATCTGCCAAAGATTTAGCATATTGGGCAAAAAGGGCATACCGTGAATATTATTTCAGACCTTCTTACATACTCAAAAAACTACTTAGTGTTAAAAGTTTCAAAGATTTTGCAATGTATTACAATGGTTACAAGATGTTGAAAAAAGATACCAAGTGA
- a CDS encoding NAD-dependent epimerase/dehydratase family protein, producing the protein MKILVTGGAGFVGSHLTELLVSKNHFPIIVDNLNSGLYSNIKKFVDSKKAQFIKCDIRDFKKVMELPKVDAVIHLAAIASVVESISNPIFVNDVNVNGTLNVLEFCRKKKIKKLVFTSSAAIYGDYEKKITETSPTIPTSVYGSTKLTGEQYCKIYSNLFGINITALRPFNIYGPRQNDAYAGVISKFIDRLNENKSPIIFGNGKQTRDFIHVDDVAQAFYLALKYKKKSFDVFNLATGKSTSINELSEIFLLAANKPRLKTIHKKSIPGVVVHSSTNPNKIKQNLHFTPTIGLKDGITKFVKSQTCNSKMMN; encoded by the coding sequence ATGAAAATTCTTGTTACTGGCGGAGCTGGCTTTGTAGGTTCACATTTGACTGAATTATTGGTTTCAAAGAATCATTTTCCAATAATCGTTGACAATCTAAACAGTGGTCTTTACTCTAATATCAAAAAATTCGTAGATTCAAAAAAAGCTCAATTCATCAAATGTGATATTCGAGATTTCAAAAAAGTCATGGAGCTTCCTAAAGTTGATGCTGTAATTCATTTAGCGGCAATAGCTAGTGTAGTGGAATCAATAAGTAATCCAATTTTTGTAAATGATGTAAATGTTAATGGTACTTTGAATGTTCTTGAATTTTGTAGAAAAAAGAAAATCAAAAAACTTGTTTTTACATCATCTGCTGCAATCTATGGAGATTATGAGAAAAAAATAACCGAAACATCACCTACAATTCCTACTTCTGTTTATGGTTCTACCAAGCTGACCGGTGAGCAATACTGTAAAATTTATTCGAATCTATTTGGAATCAATATTACGGCATTAAGACCATTTAACATTTACGGACCTCGTCAAAACGATGCATATGCTGGAGTGATCTCCAAATTCATAGATAGATTAAACGAAAACAAATCTCCCATAATATTTGGAAACGGAAAACAGACAAGGGACTTTATTCACGTTGATGATGTTGCACAAGCGTTTTACTTGGCTTTAAAATACAAAAAGAAATCTTTTGATGTCTTTAACTTGGCAACTGGAAAATCTACTTCAATTAATGAACTGTCTGAAATTTTCCTCTTAGCAGCAAACAAGCCAAGACTAAAAACAATACACAAAAAATCAATTCCTGGTGTAGTTGTTCATAGCTCCACAAATCCAAATAAAATCAAACAAAACTTGCACTTTACCCCAACTATTGGCCTTAAAGATGGAATCACAAAGTTCGTAAAATCTCAAACTTGTAATTCAAAAATGATGAATTAG
- a CDS encoding glycosyltransferase family 4 protein, translated as MSLPGGGVKYVLEVIRELSKNHDVDLYVQKALPQFEKQFKDAGINLLTMSKYSTGDILFWFNFSRQIKNEIKFLKNQAKNYDVVISSMFPMNIISNSLNLPHLQSCFQPFAFFWDPLMIKKLPILKRLFLYFLRSKFGKLDIDSTNQSHKILTINNGSKNSILQIYHKDSIPTFMGVDVHEVNLEIEKKYVGKKIILHSTDWTPLKKTSWLIQQFHLIQKKYPDVVLLITEPKIDPTLKRLELEKIKKDAIKNIEFLGTVPSDMLHQYYALADMVVYPGFGSGITTSLFVLECMAYETPAIVSNDASEDVENGKTGLVFNTDDEFQKCILTLLSNDDMRLTLGKQARTYVLQKHSWPNVAKIFETQCLEIIQK; from the coding sequence TTGAGTCTACCTGGTGGAGGTGTAAAATACGTTTTAGAGGTCATTCGTGAATTATCTAAAAATCATGATGTGGATCTATATGTCCAAAAAGCACTACCCCAATTTGAAAAACAATTCAAAGATGCTGGAATAAATCTTCTAACAATGAGCAAATATTCTACAGGTGATATTTTATTCTGGTTCAATTTTTCAAGACAGATTAAAAATGAAATAAAATTTTTAAAAAATCAAGCTAAAAATTATGATGTGGTGATTTCATCAATGTTTCCTATGAACATTATATCAAATTCTTTGAATTTACCTCATCTACAAAGCTGTTTTCAACCATTTGCTTTTTTCTGGGATCCGCTTATGATAAAAAAACTACCTATTTTAAAGAGATTATTCCTATACTTCCTTAGATCTAAATTTGGAAAATTAGATATTGATTCAACGAACCAATCTCATAAAATTTTAACAATCAATAACGGTTCAAAAAACTCTATCTTACAAATTTATCATAAAGATTCCATTCCTACATTTATGGGAGTAGATGTACATGAAGTTAATCTGGAAATAGAAAAAAAATATGTTGGAAAGAAAATTATATTGCATAGTACAGATTGGACACCGTTAAAGAAAACATCTTGGTTAATACAACAATTCCATTTGATTCAGAAAAAATATCCAGATGTAGTATTATTAATTACTGAGCCAAAAATTGATCCTACACTAAAAAGACTGGAATTAGAAAAAATCAAAAAAGACGCTATTAAAAACATTGAATTTTTAGGTACTGTTCCATCTGATATGTTACATCAATATTATGCCCTAGCTGATATGGTTGTTTATCCTGGATTTGGAAGCGGTATCACAACTAGTCTATTTGTTTTGGAGTGTATGGCATATGAGACTCCTGCAATCGTTTCTAATGATGCTTCTGAAGATGTAGAAAATGGTAAAACAGGATTAGTTTTTAACACAGATGATGAATTTCAAAAATGCATACTTACTTTATTGTCAAATGATGATATGCGTCTGACCCTTGGAAAGCAAGCAAGAACATACGTATTGCAAAAACATTCATGGCCAAATGTTGCCAAAATTTTTGAAACTCAATGTTTAGAAATAATCCAAAAATAA
- a CDS encoding ArnT family glycosyltransferase gives MNLKYAKNPNIKNPIIVLPTIIAIGITIRFLFVPFEIPLNSDNFAYFMYAIDHSLGQNSTMQVSNNGWPLFVSFFFSLYNSNNFLDYMALQRILSVVISSLTAIPIYFLCRKFFDEKFALLGSLIFVFEPRIIQNSTFGITDPLYILLIVIGMVLILSSSYKKNYLAFIAIALASTVRIEGLFLLPAFVLVFFLKNSINKEKIFHVSVSVLIFILIISAVGILRMNESGSDSFLSRVNDSTKDLTDSPEIKMYGSTINLISTGLLNMFKFLGWSQIPMLIFVVPIGFVLMIKDRKIIKFVLSIGFFIILPAIYAFSFASDTRYLFPLYPIFALLALFLFRWIYENKNRFFKISLISLVVLIAISSPLFLIWKDIDRDHENAVYEIMREMIPSNAVINNFEPESGYVFSAGISQMNNFPRTWAEISTNTAIVQIRGTNSMEELLTSSGYHEDRFGRSFLVEKITHIVVKEDNNPAFLNDVFENEEKYDYLTKEYDSKEKGHDIYFKLFRINYEKIPDQKQQ, from the coding sequence TTGAATTTAAAATATGCAAAAAATCCCAATATCAAAAATCCAATCATAGTTTTACCTACAATTATTGCAATTGGAATAACAATTAGATTTCTTTTTGTTCCATTTGAAATTCCATTGAATTCAGATAATTTTGCATATTTTATGTATGCCATAGATCATAGCTTAGGACAAAACTCAACTATGCAAGTTTCCAATAACGGTTGGCCACTTTTTGTAAGTTTTTTCTTCTCATTGTATAATTCAAATAATTTTTTGGATTATATGGCATTGCAAAGAATTTTATCAGTTGTGATTTCTTCACTAACTGCAATTCCTATTTATTTTCTTTGCAGAAAATTTTTTGATGAAAAATTTGCATTATTGGGAAGTTTAATCTTTGTCTTTGAACCAAGAATAATTCAGAATTCAACTTTTGGAATTACGGATCCGTTATACATTTTGTTGATAGTTATCGGCATGGTTCTCATATTAAGTTCAAGTTATAAGAAAAATTATTTGGCTTTTATAGCAATTGCATTAGCGTCTACAGTGAGAATTGAAGGACTATTTTTATTACCTGCATTTGTTTTAGTGTTTTTTCTAAAAAATTCAATTAACAAAGAAAAAATTTTTCATGTTTCGGTTTCAGTGTTAATTTTTATTTTAATTATTTCAGCAGTAGGAATTTTGAGAATGAATGAGTCGGGTTCTGATAGCTTTTTGTCTCGTGTAAATGACAGCACTAAAGATCTAACAGATAGTCCGGAAATCAAGATGTACGGTAGTACGATCAATCTTATTTCTACAGGATTGCTTAACATGTTCAAGTTTCTTGGATGGTCTCAAATTCCAATGTTGATCTTTGTTGTCCCAATTGGGTTTGTATTAATGATAAAGGATAGAAAAATTATCAAATTTGTGCTCAGTATTGGCTTTTTTATTATTTTGCCAGCAATCTATGCATTTTCATTTGCGTCAGATACGAGATATCTGTTTCCTTTGTATCCAATTTTTGCATTACTAGCGTTATTTCTTTTTAGATGGATATATGAGAATAAGAATAGATTTTTTAAAATTTCGCTAATTAGCTTAGTTGTGTTGATTGCAATTTCTTCTCCATTATTTCTGATTTGGAAAGATATTGACAGAGATCATGAGAATGCAGTATATGAGATTATGAGAGAAATGATCCCTTCAAATGCAGTAATAAATAATTTTGAACCAGAATCAGGGTATGTTTTCTCTGCTGGAATTAGTCAAATGAATAATTTTCCAAGGACTTGGGCAGAAATATCAACAAATACAGCAATAGTACAGATAAGAGGGACAAATTCCATGGAGGAATTATTAACATCAAGTGGATATCATGAAGATAGGTTCGGAAGATCCTTTTTAGTTGAAAAAATAACTCACATAGTAGTAAAAGAAGATAACAATCCAGCATTTCTAAACGATGTATTTGAAAATGAAGAAAAATATGATTATTTGACTAAAGAATATGATTCAAAAGAGAAAGGACACGACATTTACTTTAAACTTTTCAGAATAAATTATGAAAAAATCCCTGATCAAAAACAACAATAA